CACGCGACGGTAAACTATTGGGGCGCCACGAAAATCCGATCCTGATGCGGCGCGAAGACGCCAATTTCGCCGAGCATGACAGCAGCCAGATCTGGTCCGCCGTCTGTGCCGCCGTCCGCGGCGCCATGGCGGCCGCCGGGGCCGATCCCGCCGCCATTGCCGGCATCGCCTTCGACGCCACCTGCTCCCTCGTCGTCCGCGATGGTGACGGCGAGCCCGTGACCGTCTCCCGCAACGGAGAAGATCGTTGGGATACAATAGTTTGGCTCGACCATCGGGCGCTGGACGAGGCCGAGCAATGCACCCGCACCGGTCATGAAGTGCTCGATTATATCGGCGGCGTCATGTCGCCGGAAATGGAAGTGCCCAAGCTGATGTGGCTCAAGCGCCACCTGCCGCAAAGCTGGCAGCGCGCCGGGATGATGTTCGACCTCGCCGACTTCCTCTCCTGGAAAGCCACCGGCTCCCTCGCCCGATCCCAATGCACTCTGGCCACCAAATGGACCTATGCGGCGCACCAAGCCATTGGGTGGAAAGAAGATTTTCTGACACAGGTCGGCCTCGAGGACCTGGTCGCCAAGGCATCCCTGCCCGAAAAAGCCTCCCCGATAGGCGCCGATCTCGGCCCCCTGACCCCGATTGCCGCCGAACAACTGGGCCTCACCACCAGGTGCCGCGTCGGCGCCGGATTGATCGATGCCTATGCCGGGACATTGGCAGAATTGGGTCCCCTCACCGCCCGTCCCGAGGAAATGGACCGGCACAGCGCCCTCATCGCCGGCACCTCCAGTTGCGTCATGTCCATGTCGCGGCAAAGCCTTGCCGTGAAAGGCATTTGGGGGCCGCATCTGGGCACTATCCTGGACGGATATTGGCAGTTGGAGGGCGGCCAATCCGCGTCCGGCGCCCTGCTCGACCACATCCTGCGCTGGCACGGCGCCGGCGGCGAGCCCAGCGCTCAACTGCACCAAGCCATCTGCGACCGCGTCATGGAACTGCGCGCCGAGGCTGGCCCTGCCTTTGCCAGCCGCCTGCATGTCCTGCCCGATTTCCACGGCAACCGTTCGCCATTGGGCGATCCAAATGCCCTCGGCGTGATTTCCGGCCTGACGCTCGACAGCGATTTCGACAGCCTCTGCCGCCTCTATTGGCGCAGCTGTGTCGGCATCGCCTTGGGTATCCGCCATATCCTGGAAACCATGAGCGGAGACCGCTCCCCCGTCGAATACCTGCATGTCATTGGTGGCCATACGAAAAATCCGTTGCTGATGGAGCTTTACGCTGACGCGACCGGCTGCATCGTCATCGAGCCCAATACGCCGGACGCCACCTTGCTCGGCATGGCCATGGTGGCCGCCAATGCCGCCGGCCTCTATCCCAGCCTCGACCGCGCCTGCCTCGCCATGCATCGGAGCAGCACGCAACGGCATCCCAATCCGGCGATGCGCCCGCAATTCGACCGCGATTACCGGATTTTCCTCGAAATGCTGAAACAGCGCCAGGCAATCGACGCGCTTGAATAAGCGCGCCCGGGCGCATCGATGGCCGGCAGGGAACCAATATTCCCATCTTCCGTTCTTCTGTCACGCAGCCACTGGCCGTCGCAGGAGACCGAAATGAACCAGTTTCAGATCAGAACGCTTGAAGATGCGGGTCGCACCACCGCCGTGTGGAATTCCGACAGCTTCGATCATCAGCCGCGCTATGCGGACGTCTTCATCGCGCTGCTCCCGGCTTCGCTGATCCTGCTGGCCACCGCCGTGCTGCTCGTTGCGCTGCTTTAAGGGTCGCTCCGCAATATCGGAATTCGCACCAAATTCAGGAGGGCCATATGACGCTTGGCACAATTCTTCTCATCATCCTCATCCTCTTGCTTATCGGCGCCTTGCCGACCTGGGGATATTCGCGCGGTTTCGGCTATTTCCCCTCAGGCATCCTGGGCGTCGTGCTCATCGTGGTGCTGATCCTGGTGTTGATGGGACGCCTGTAGGCCACCGGCAAAACGGGCACGTTCCGGTCTTTCGGAAACGCACCCATAGCCCATGGATAATCGCCCCCGATCCATGCGCAACCTTCGTCCCGACGAGCGAGAGCTTGTTGGGACGGCTTTCGGGCGGGCATTGGAACCGGCAATTGAGCCGATGCGTTTTCTCTACGATTTAAAAATAGGAGCGTCTTATGGCAACTACGAGTGACATGGCCCCGGGCCGCAAGGGCGGCGCCAGCAAAAATACCACGCCGCAACGCAATACCGATCCGCAGGGCAAGGAGCGTGACCTGGAGGCCCAGGTTGCTCAATTGCAGGACGACCTCAAATCCATCACCGAAACTCTCGGCAAGCTCACCGGCGACAAGGTGGACGAGGCCCGCTCGGTCGCCGCCACCGAATTGCGCGAGCTCAAGCGCAAGGGCCAGCATATGCTGGACGAAGCCCAGGATCAGGCCGAAGCGGTTGAAAAGCAGCTCAAGGATACCATTCGCGAGAAGCCGCTGACGGCGGTGGCAACCGCTCTCGGCGTCGGCTTCGTTCTCGCCCTACTTACCCGGCATTGACCATGGGCTTGCTCGGGCCTTTGACGGCGCTGTTCGGGCTGGAATTGAAAAGCGTTGCGGCCCGGGCTCGGGCCGCCGCCATCCTTTATGGATTGATGGCGCTTTTCCTGCTGGCCGCTGCCATTTTTCTCGTCCTCGCCGCCTATCTGGCTCTGGCAGACCTTTTCAGCCCGATCATTGCCGCTCTTATCCTGAGCGGCGCGTTCTTGCTTCTGACCCTGGCCATCTATGCTGGCACCCTGATCGGCCGGGGCCGGCACCGGCAGGAAGTGGCGGAACAACGTCGCGCCAGCGAATCCGGCGCCTTCGTCACCACGGCAGCCCTCACCGCTCTGCCTATGCTCCTGCGCTCGCCGGCAATAATTCGTTTCGGCTTGCCGGCCGCGGCCGTCGTCGCCTTCGCGCTTCTGCGCGATCGTTCCGACAAGAGCTAGATGATTGCCTATTCCGTCCCGGCAATCTCGCCGGGCCGGACCACCGGCATGGCCCGCGGATGCATCTTGAGTGTCACGCTGGCGTCAAGCGCGATCAATTCGCCATCGATAACAGCGTGATTGCCGCGCCTGCGCTTGGGGAAGCGAAGCACCAGTTCTGGCACCTCCGCTTCGCTGACCAGCGCATTGTCCCGCCATCTGCCGGTAAACACGTCAAGCGCCAGCGCAAGCAGGTCCCGGCCCGTCGTGCCGGCGGCGACATAGACGCCCAATAGCCCGCTATCGAGCCGCGCCGCCACCGGGATCGGACCATCGTCCAAGGGGTTGTTGGATATGGCGACGCCCGAAACCGTCTGGGTTCTCGCGCCATCCGGGCCAATCAATTCAACCAGAAAGCGCGGAGGATTGACGGCGGTTGCGACAATCGCCCGCAGGCTCGCCATCATCTTGCCGACGCGATCTCGATACACCATGCCATTGCGGATGCGGACCAGTCTTGCATGGATGCCCACGCCAAACTGATGCACGAACGGACGTCCATTGGCGGTGGCGATGTCGATATGGTCGATCCGGCCGCGGGCAATGGCGGCCAGCGCCAAATCCAGATCCATGGGCATATCGAGCGCCCGGGCAAAAAGGTTCATCGTGCCGGCCGGCAGCACGGCGAGCGGCTTGCCACTGGCATAGGCCGCTGCCGCCGCTGCCGATATCGTGCCGTCGCCGCCACCCGCCAGCATGACATCCACTGCGGCGTCGCCGGTGGCCTCGGCCAAAGCCGCCTCCACTTCGTCGCCGCCGATCACGCGGCATTCCAGGTCATGGCCTTGCCGCGAAAACACCTCTTCTGCCCGCCGACAAAAATCAGCAAGATCCATGGTACGGAGCGTCCCGCCGTCCCGGTTCAGAATGGCTCTGAAACGCATTCTAAATCTCCAACGCGGCTGCCATGGGTCGCCCGAGCTCGGCCAGATGAGCAGACTAGCCTATCGGCGACAGGTTAGTGCTTCAGTCGAATTTCAATCCGTTTCACTCCTAGGTCGACCAGGAGCACGCCCTGATGCAGAAGCGAGGGAGACAGGCGGCGCGTTCCGGCGCCACCCCGGCGGCCGAGGCTCAACAGATGGTCAACCAGCATTCGTTCCTCCTGCGCCGCCATGACCTGTTGGCGGGACGAACCGTTCTTATCGTCGAGACCGAAATTATCATCGCCCTCAACATGCGGGCAATACTGCAAAATCTTGGAGCGGGCCCGGTCGTGATGATGACCAGTCCGCAGGAATTCCACCGCCGCCGCACATCATGGGACGACGTGGTTCTGGCCATCCTGGAGATGGATTCCCGGCGACCCGATCAGTTGCACCTGGTCCGGGAGGCGCTCGGATCGAGTGTCCCGGTATTGGGCCTGACCGCCGACAGCCAATTGCAGAGCGCCATGCCGGAATTTTCCGGCATGGCGATATTGGTCAAGCCCGTACCCGACGATGCTCTGGCGGTGGCCGTGCTGCATCTGCTGCATGGCCCCGGCGATCAGAACGAGTGATTGCCCGAGGTCACCTGCGAGGAAACCGCATCCGGACCATAATCGGCTTCGCCGCTGATCTGCAGCAATTCAGTCAGGCGCGACCGTGCCCGGCTGACCCGGCTTTTCATCGTGCCGATGGCGCAATCGCAGATCGCCGCCGCTTCCTCATAGGAAAAACCGGAGGCGCCGATCAGGATGATCGCCTCGCGCTGGTCATCAGGCAATTGCGCCAGAGCCTTCTTGAAATCCTCAAGGTCCATGGCGCCATATTGCGATGGATGCACGGAGAGGCGTTCGGTGAAAATACCGTCGCTGTCCTGCACTTCCCGGCCGCGCTTGCGCATCTGGCTGTAGAATTCGTTACGCAGGATCGTGAATAGCCAGGCCTTGATATTGGTGCCCATCTGAAAGCTGGTCTGCTTGGCCCAGGCCTTCATCACCGTATCCTGCACCAGATCGTCGGCCTTGTCGTGCTTGCCGGTCAAGGACACGGCAAAGGCGCGCAGACTGGGCAGCGTGGCGAGCATCTCGCGTTTGAACGAGGTTCCTTCGGCACTCATGCCGTTACTCCCCGTTCCGTTTGTTAGTCCCGGCCTGCTGCGCCTTTTCGGCATTGTCCAATCTTTCGAGCAGGTCGAGCAATTGATCAGGAACGCCTTCTTCCTGTACTGCCCCATAAAGCGCCCGCAGGCGCGATCCGATGTCCGAATTCGGCCCAAGGCCGTCATCAGCCTGCCCCGGCTGCGTTCGCGCACGTCGCTGGGTCACCCATATATCCTTTGTCATACTTAATTCGACCGATCAGTCTTTTTGCCATCCCTGGAGCCTAAGAATGTCCCGCAGGCAAAAAAGTTCCATCCCTTTGAGGAACTTTTCTCTTGCCGAGCCGTTTCAGGCTGCTGTGAGATCACATCACAAGCGTCATCTGGGAGATCGCGTCTATGTCTTTGTCCACGCGGATTGCACCGCACCTGCCCTATCTGCGTCGTTTTTCCCGGGCGGTCACCGGGTCGCAGACCTCGGGCGACGCCTATGTGGCAGCCACGCTCGAAACCCTGATCGCCGACATTTCTCTGTTCCCCGAAGCCTCTAGCGACCGCATCGCCCTGTATAAGCTGTTCTCGGCGCTGTTCTCGTCGTCGGCGGTTTCGGTGCCCGAGCCGGCTTCCAGCTTCGTTTGGGAGCAGCGCGCCGCCGCCAATCTCGCCAATCTGGCGCCGCGGCCCCGCCAGGCATTCCTGCTGGTGGCGGTGGAGGGCTTCACCCACGATCAGGCTGCCGAAATCCTCTCCGTGCCGGACGAGGAATTCGCCTCGCTCCTGGACGCCGCCTCCAACGAGATTTCGCGCCAGGTGGCTACCGAAATCATGATTATCGAGGACGAACCGCTCATTGCCATGGACATCGAGCAGATGGTGGAGAGCCTGGGGCACAAGGTGGTCAGCATCGCCCGCACCCACAAGGAAGCCGTGGCGCTGTTCGATCAGACCCGCCCGCGCATGATCCTCGCGGATATCCAACTGGCCGACGGCAGCTCCGGCATCGATGCGGTCAACGACATTCTCAACACCCATTCGGTGCCGGTGATTTTCATCACTGCCTTCCCCGAGCGGTTGCTGACCGGTGAACGCCCCGAGCCGACCTTCCTGGTCACCAAGCCGTTCAACCCGGAAATGGTGAAAGCATTGATCAGCCAGGCCCTGTTCTTCGAGGACGGATCGCGCGCCGCGGCGTGATCCGGTCAACAACATAAAGGCAGTGCCGCATTGTTCAGTGCGGGAACTCTTGTCTTCGCCCATCGTTTATCCGGCAGGACTAAATCATGGAGCTTCCCATGCTGTATTACGCTCTCGTATTTCTGGTGATCGCCCTGATCGCCGGCGTTCTGGGTTTCGGCGGCATTGCCGGTGCCTCGGCTGGCATCGCGCAAATCCTGTTCTTCCTGTTCCTGGCCTTCCTGGTGATTTCGCTGGTGATCGGCTTGTTCCGCAGGACCTGATTTCTGCAACCAAGACAAAAAAGCGGCGCTTCGAAGCGCCGCTTTTTTGCATTCAAGGGCCAGGAAACCATTCCCCGATCCGCCCGGTGGCGCGATAGGCGACCAGGCCGATCCACTCCCTGATGGCGATTGTTGCCGTCTCCACATTCTGGTTGGGATTGGCTAGGTCGAGCCCGAATTCCTCTATGCCGCTGCTGCGGTAATCGGTCGGCCAAGGCACCACCGCAATGTCGTCGGCCCGATAAAGGCCCACCGAGCGCGGCATATGGAATGCCGAAGTCACCAGAACGACCTCTCCCTCGATATTGCCGAGCGCTTCACCGGTAAAGGCCGCATTCTCCGCCGTATTTCTGGATTCGGCTTCGAGAACGATGCGCGCTTCGGCGACACCCAGGCCGACGAGAAACCGGCGCATGGTCTCGGCTTCGCTCTCCGTTTCGTCGAACAGGCTGCTTCCCCCGCTCAGCACGATGCGCGCCTCCGGATAGCGCCGCGCCAGCCAGAGCGTAGTCGTCAGCCGGTCGCCGGCCTGATTGAGCTCGGCAATCTGCCGCGCGGTGCTGGGACGCCCCATGGTCGCCCCACCCAGCATGACGATAGCGCCCACCTCCGCCGGCGGCGGGGCCGGAACGCTGAACCGGTCCTCAAGCGGCTGGATCAGCAGATAACCCAGGCTGGTAAAGCCGAGCAGCCCGTGGATGAGTGCCGCAAGACTGAGCGCCACGATGGCGCTCTTGCGCCGACGCCAAATCAGCAGCGTCAATCCCGCCAGCACCAGCAGCAATACCAGGCTGATCGGCTGCGCTAATAGCCAGAACGCTTTCGACGCCACGAAAAACATTAGCCAACATCTCCAACCGATCAGGGATAAACTGCTTTTTTGCTTGCTATCTCACTGGCATCTGGTTTTCTACCAGATGGTCAAGATTGCCAGGTTCATAAGGCAGTCGCCAATCAGGAAGGCGCCCGTTTCGGGCTCAGGGTGAGCATGAAGCAAGCTGAACCCGCCGTTGCGGGGGCATTGCCAGTTGTTGAACTGCGCGATCTGCATAAATCTTTTGGCGCACTCGAAGTCCTTAAGGGCATTTCCTTCGTCGCACATGAAGGGCAGGTCGTTTCGCTTATCGGCTCATCCGGTTCGGGTAAATCGACCTTGCTGCGTTGCATCAACATGCTCGAAATTCCCGATCGGGGCGAGGTGCTGATCGACGGCGAGGCCATTGCCCTCAATGGTGAGGGCGCACGACGCCAGATCGGCGACGAGGGCCAGATCCGGCGCATCCGCTCGGAACTGGGCATGGTGTTCCAGTCCTTCAATCTCTGGGCGCATATGACCATTCTGGAAAATGTCATGGAAGCGCCGCTGATCGTCCAGAGACGCCAGCGCTCCGAGGTCGAGGAAGAGGCGCGCGCCATGCTCGACAAGGTGGGGATCGGCGCCAAGGTCGACGCCTATCCGGCCCAATTGTCCGGCGGCCAGCAGCAGCGCGCCGCCATTGCCCGCGCCCTCTGCATCAATCCGCGCGTCATGCTGTTCGACGAGCCGACCTCGGCGCTCGATCCCGAACTGGAGGTCGAAGTCCTGCGCGTCATCAAGCTCCTTGCCGATGAGGGACGGACCATGGTGCTGGTCACCCATGACATGGAGTTCGCCCGCTCTGTTTCCGACCGCGTGATTTTCCTGCATCAGGGATTGATCGAGGAGGAAGGAACGCCGGCCGAAGTCTTCGGCGCTACCAGATCGGCTCGCCTCAAGCAATTCCTCAATGCCGCCAGCCATGCTTGATTGCATTGGGAACCGACCCGGAAAACCGGGCGCACAACGACAAAAACCACAGAACGGAGAACAATCATGAAGAAAATGCTGCTGGCGGCCACCGCCGTCCTGGCACTTGGCGCCCCCGCTTTCGCTCAGGAAACATTGCGCATCGCCACCGAAGGCGCCTATGCGCCGTGGAACTTCCTCAATGACAATGGTGAGCCGGCGGGCTTCGAAATCGACCTCGGCAACGCCATCTGCGAGACTGCGGGTCTTACCTGCGAGTGGATTCTCAACGACTGGGATTCGATCATTCCCAACTTGCTCGCCGGCAATTACGATCTGATCATGGCCGGCATGTCGATCACCGACGAACGCCTCGCCACCATCGACTTCTCGCAGAATTATTTCCCGCCCGATCCGTCCAGGTTCGTGGCCGCGCCCGGCTCCGATCTCGACTTTTCGGCACTGTCCGGCGCCCGTATCGGCGTTCAGAGCGGCACCATGCAGGCCGGCTATGCCGAAGCCAATCTGGCTGAGGGCAACACTATCGTCAGTTTCTCCACCGCTGACCAGAACATGGCTGACCTGATGGCCGGCAATATCGACACCATCCTGGCCGACGGCGCTTACCTGGACCCGGTGGTCAACGCCTCCAACGGCGCCATTGAATATTATGGCGAAGACGTGCTGATCGGCGACGGCGTCGCTGCCGGCATGCGCAAGAACGAAGCCGAGCTTAAGGCTCAGATCGATGCGGCCCTGGATATGCTCAAGGCCGACGGCACTGTCGATGCCCTGATCGCCCAGTGGTTCGACGGCATGGGGCCGTTCTTCACCGAATAAGCCTAGCCGGCTTTGTTTCAGCTCCCTCCGATTTCTCGGGGGGAGCATCCAACCACGAGATGAGCGGCATGTTCGACGACATCGCCTTCTGGGTCGGCTACCTTACCAATGGTAAGCACCTGACCTGGTATGCCAGCTTCCAGTTCACCATTTTCGCAGCTTTGCTCGGCGGTGCGCTGGCGGTGGTCTTCGGCCTGACCGGCGCGACCCTCAAGAATTCGCGCTTCTGGCCGCTGCGTCTTGTCGGCTCGTTCTATTCCGCCATCGTGCGCGGCGTGCCCGACGTGCTGTTTTTCCTGTTCTTTCCGCTCGCCTTCGAGCAGGGCGTGGAATGGCTCATCGCCAGCCAGGTCTGCACGCCCGAATCAATCGCCGCCCAGACCTCCGCCTGGCCGCCCTGCCGCGAGGCGAACTGGTTCCTGGGCACCACTGAATACCTGCTCCTGGCCAGCGTCTCGCTCGGCCTCGTCTATGGCGCCTTCGCCACCAATGTCATCCATGGCGCCATGCGCGCCGTGCCCCATGGCCAGCTCGAAGCCGCGCGCGCCTACGGGATGTCGGCGAACCAGGTGCTCTGGCGGGTCCATATAAGGCAGATGTGGGTCTATGCCCTGCCGGGCCTTTCCAATGTCTGGATGCTGATCATCAAGGCCACGTCGCTGCTCTCGCTGTTGCAGATTGCCGATATCGTTCTATGGGCCGACCGGCTCGGCGCGCCCAATTTCCTGCCCGCCGTGGGGCTCGTGCATGATGACTGGCGCTGGCGCTATTACCTGGTGCTCTTCGTCTTCTACATCCTCGTCACCTGGCTGTCCGAGCGCGCTTTCAACGCCATCATGAGCCGGGTCGGACGCGGCATACTCAGCGAGGCCCATGGCTGATGCAGGGATTTTTCGACGATCTGGCCATCATGGCCCCGGCGGTTCTGTTCAACATCTATTTCGCCGCCGCCTCCATCCCCATCGGCTTTGTGCTGGCGGTGTTCCTGGCGCTCGGCAAGGCCTCGCCCAATCCGCTCATCAACCGGCTGTCGCGCGGCTATATCTATGCCTTTCGCGGCTCGCCGCTCTTCATCCAATTCTTCATGTTCTATTCGTTGGCGCTGTCGCTCAACATGACATTATGGCGCCCGCTCGGCATATCCGGCTTCGTGCTGCATCCGCTGTTCATGGGACCGCTGGTACTGGTGCTCAACACCGCCGCCTATACCGCCGAGATTTTCTACGGCGCGCTGCGCGCCGTGCCCCGCAATGCGGTCGAGGCCGCCCGCGCCTATGGCATGAGCCGCTCGCAGCAATTCCGCCGCGTCGTCTGGCCCAATCTCATCCGCCTGGCCTGGCCAGCCTATACCAATGAAGTGGTGTTCCTGTTCCACGCCACGGCCATCGTCTATTTCGCTCTGCCGGTGGTCGGCGCGCAGAAGGACCTGATGATCACCGCCAAGGACCTGTTCGAACGCGACTTCAATGCCTTCCTGCATTTCTCCATTGCCGCACTTTACTTCCTGCTCGTGTCGCTGG
This genomic stretch from Devosia sp. YIM 151766 harbors:
- a CDS encoding FGGY-family carbohydrate kinase yields the protein MSQDFLVGVDVGTGSARAGIFTRDGKLLGRHENPILMRREDANFAEHDSSQIWSAVCAAVRGAMAAAGADPAAIAGIAFDATCSLVVRDGDGEPVTVSRNGEDRWDTIVWLDHRALDEAEQCTRTGHEVLDYIGGVMSPEMEVPKLMWLKRHLPQSWQRAGMMFDLADFLSWKATGSLARSQCTLATKWTYAAHQAIGWKEDFLTQVGLEDLVAKASLPEKASPIGADLGPLTPIAAEQLGLTTRCRVGAGLIDAYAGTLAELGPLTARPEEMDRHSALIAGTSSCVMSMSRQSLAVKGIWGPHLGTILDGYWQLEGGQSASGALLDHILRWHGAGGEPSAQLHQAICDRVMELRAEAGPAFASRLHVLPDFHGNRSPLGDPNALGVISGLTLDSDFDSLCRLYWRSCVGIALGIRHILETMSGDRSPVEYLHVIGGHTKNPLLMELYADATGCIVIEPNTPDATLLGMAMVAANAAGLYPSLDRACLAMHRSSTQRHPNPAMRPQFDRDYRIFLEMLKQRQAIDALE
- a CDS encoding DUF3309 family protein yields the protein MTLGTILLIILILLLIGALPTWGYSRGFGYFPSGILGVVLIVVLILVLMGRL
- a CDS encoding DNA gyrase subunit B, encoding MATTSDMAPGRKGGASKNTTPQRNTDPQGKERDLEAQVAQLQDDLKSITETLGKLTGDKVDEARSVAATELRELKRKGQHMLDEAQDQAEAVEKQLKDTIREKPLTAVATALGVGFVLALLTRH
- a CDS encoding diacylglycerol kinase family protein: MRFRAILNRDGGTLRTMDLADFCRRAEEVFSRQGHDLECRVIGGDEVEAALAEATGDAAVDVMLAGGGDGTISAAAAAAYASGKPLAVLPAGTMNLFARALDMPMDLDLALAAIARGRIDHIDIATANGRPFVHQFGVGIHARLVRIRNGMVYRDRVGKMMASLRAIVATAVNPPRFLVELIGPDGARTQTVSGVAISNNPLDDGPIPVAARLDSGLLGVYVAAGTTGRDLLALALDVFTGRWRDNALVSEAEVPELVLRFPKRRRGNHAVIDGELIALDASVTLKMHPRAMPVVRPGEIAGTE
- a CDS encoding RNA polymerase sigma factor; its protein translation is MSAEGTSFKREMLATLPSLRAFAVSLTGKHDKADDLVQDTVMKAWAKQTSFQMGTNIKAWLFTILRNEFYSQMRKRGREVQDSDGIFTERLSVHPSQYGAMDLEDFKKALAQLPDDQREAIILIGASGFSYEEAAAICDCAIGTMKSRVSRARSRLTELLQISGEADYGPDAVSSQVTSGNHSF
- a CDS encoding NepR family anti-sigma factor — translated: MTQRRARTQPGQADDGLGPNSDIGSRLRALYGAVQEEGVPDQLLDLLERLDNAEKAQQAGTNKRNGE
- a CDS encoding response regulator, which encodes MSLSTRIAPHLPYLRRFSRAVTGSQTSGDAYVAATLETLIADISLFPEASSDRIALYKLFSALFSSSAVSVPEPASSFVWEQRAAANLANLAPRPRQAFLLVAVEGFTHDQAAEILSVPDEEFASLLDAASNEISRQVATEIMIIEDEPLIAMDIEQMVESLGHKVVSIARTHKEAVALFDQTRPRMILADIQLADGSSGIDAVNDILNTHSVPVIFITAFPERLLTGERPEPTFLVTKPFNPEMVKALISQALFFEDGSRAAA
- a CDS encoding DUF1328 domain-containing protein, yielding MLYYALVFLVIALIAGVLGFGGIAGASAGIAQILFFLFLAFLVISLVIGLFRRT
- a CDS encoding YdcF family protein, whose protein sequence is MFFVASKAFWLLAQPISLVLLLVLAGLTLLIWRRRKSAIVALSLAALIHGLLGFTSLGYLLIQPLEDRFSVPAPPPAEVGAIVMLGGATMGRPSTARQIAELNQAGDRLTTTLWLARRYPEARIVLSGGSSLFDETESEAETMRRFLVGLGVAEARIVLEAESRNTAENAAFTGEALGNIEGEVVLVTSAFHMPRSVGLYRADDIAVVPWPTDYRSSGIEEFGLDLANPNQNVETATIAIREWIGLVAYRATGRIGEWFPGP
- a CDS encoding amino acid ABC transporter ATP-binding protein, translated to MKQAEPAVAGALPVVELRDLHKSFGALEVLKGISFVAHEGQVVSLIGSSGSGKSTLLRCINMLEIPDRGEVLIDGEAIALNGEGARRQIGDEGQIRRIRSELGMVFQSFNLWAHMTILENVMEAPLIVQRRQRSEVEEEARAMLDKVGIGAKVDAYPAQLSGGQQQRAAIARALCINPRVMLFDEPTSALDPELEVEVLRVIKLLADEGRTMVLVTHDMEFARSVSDRVIFLHQGLIEEEGTPAEVFGATRSARLKQFLNAASHA
- a CDS encoding transporter substrate-binding domain-containing protein, giving the protein MKKMLLAATAVLALGAPAFAQETLRIATEGAYAPWNFLNDNGEPAGFEIDLGNAICETAGLTCEWILNDWDSIIPNLLAGNYDLIMAGMSITDERLATIDFSQNYFPPDPSRFVAAPGSDLDFSALSGARIGVQSGTMQAGYAEANLAEGNTIVSFSTADQNMADLMAGNIDTILADGAYLDPVVNASNGAIEYYGEDVLIGDGVAAGMRKNEAELKAQIDAALDMLKADGTVDALIAQWFDGMGPFFTE
- a CDS encoding ABC transporter permease subunit produces the protein MFDDIAFWVGYLTNGKHLTWYASFQFTIFAALLGGALAVVFGLTGATLKNSRFWPLRLVGSFYSAIVRGVPDVLFFLFFPLAFEQGVEWLIASQVCTPESIAAQTSAWPPCREANWFLGTTEYLLLASVSLGLVYGAFATNVIHGAMRAVPHGQLEAARAYGMSANQVLWRVHIRQMWVYALPGLSNVWMLIIKATSLLSLLQIADIVLWADRLGAPNFLPAVGLVHDDWRWRYYLVLFVFYILVTWLSERAFNAIMSRVGRGILSEAHG
- a CDS encoding ABC transporter permease subunit, with protein sequence MQGFFDDLAIMAPAVLFNIYFAAASIPIGFVLAVFLALGKASPNPLINRLSRGYIYAFRGSPLFIQFFMFYSLALSLNMTLWRPLGISGFVLHPLFMGPLVLVLNTAAYTAEIFYGALRAVPRNAVEAARAYGMSRSQQFRRVVWPNLIRLAWPAYTNEVVFLFHATAIVYFALPVVGAQKDLMITAKDLFERDFNAFLHFSIAALYFLLVSLVIFFFFDLIYQRLMRHLPTQPGLRFAPKWLR